The Streptomyces europaeiscabiei genome window below encodes:
- a CDS encoding NADH-quinone oxidoreductase subunit M gives MSFPLLTAAAALPALGAIATAAVPAARRTAAKWLALIVSLATLVLAVIILVRFDPDGDRYQLTESHAWIADFGVRYELGVDGIAVALIALTALLIPFIILAGWHDADPLETGNTRWRPTQGFFALILAVEAMVIISFEATDVFLFYIFFEAMLIPMYFLIGGFGDRAHEHGEETAATQRSYAAVKFLLYNLVGGLIMLAAVIGLYVVAGNFSLPEIAEARANGTLEMATSTERWLFLGFFFAFAVKAPLWPLHTWLPNAMQESTTPVAVLITAVVDKVGTFAMLRFCLGLFPEASEWATPAILVLALISIIYGALLAVGQRDIKRLVAYASISHFGFIILGIFAMTSQGQSGATLYMVNHGISTAALMLVAGFLISRRGSRLIADYGGVQKVAPVLAGTFLIGGLATLSLPGLAPFVSEFLVLVGTFARYPVIGIIATLGIVLAALYVLVLYQRTMTGPVKAEVEGMPDLRVRELVVVTPLIVLLLFLGVYPKPLTDIVNPAVEHTMSDVQKKDPQPEVEAAK, from the coding sequence ATGTCCTTTCCTCTGCTGACAGCGGCGGCGGCGCTCCCGGCCCTCGGGGCGATCGCCACGGCCGCCGTACCGGCCGCGCGGCGCACCGCCGCGAAATGGCTGGCGCTGATCGTCTCGCTGGCCACGCTCGTACTCGCCGTGATCATCCTGGTCCGCTTCGACCCGGACGGCGACCGCTACCAGCTCACCGAGTCCCACGCCTGGATCGCGGACTTCGGGGTGCGGTACGAACTGGGCGTGGACGGCATCGCGGTGGCGCTCATCGCGCTCACCGCTCTGCTGATCCCGTTCATCATCCTCGCGGGCTGGCACGACGCCGACCCCCTGGAGACCGGCAACACACGGTGGCGGCCCACGCAGGGCTTCTTCGCCCTGATCCTGGCCGTCGAGGCGATGGTGATCATCTCCTTCGAGGCCACCGACGTCTTCCTCTTCTACATCTTCTTCGAAGCCATGCTCATCCCGATGTACTTCCTCATCGGCGGCTTCGGGGACCGGGCCCACGAGCACGGCGAGGAGACGGCGGCCACGCAACGGTCGTACGCCGCCGTGAAGTTCCTCCTCTACAACCTGGTCGGCGGCCTGATCATGCTGGCCGCGGTGATCGGCCTGTACGTGGTCGCCGGGAACTTCTCGCTCCCGGAGATCGCCGAGGCCCGCGCCAACGGCACGCTGGAGATGGCGACCAGCACCGAGCGGTGGCTGTTCCTGGGCTTCTTCTTCGCCTTCGCGGTGAAGGCCCCGCTGTGGCCGCTGCACACCTGGCTGCCCAACGCCATGCAGGAGTCCACCACGCCGGTCGCCGTCCTCATCACGGCGGTCGTCGACAAGGTCGGCACCTTCGCGATGCTCCGCTTCTGCCTCGGACTGTTCCCGGAGGCCAGCGAGTGGGCGACGCCCGCGATCCTCGTCCTGGCGCTGATCAGCATCATCTACGGGGCGTTGCTCGCGGTCGGCCAGCGGGACATCAAGCGGCTGGTGGCGTACGCGTCGATCTCGCACTTCGGGTTCATCATCCTGGGCATCTTCGCGATGACCAGCCAGGGCCAGTCGGGCGCGACGCTCTACATGGTCAACCACGGGATCTCGACCGCCGCCCTCATGCTGGTGGCGGGCTTCCTGATCTCCCGGCGCGGGTCCCGGCTCATCGCCGACTACGGGGGCGTGCAGAAGGTCGCGCCGGTGCTCGCCGGCACCTTCCTGATCGGCGGCCTCGCGACGCTGTCGCTGCCCGGCCTCGCCCCGTTCGTCAGCGAGTTCCTTGTCCTGGTCGGCACGTTCGCGCGCTACCCGGTGATCGGGATCATCGCCACCCTCGGCATCGTCCTCGCCGCGCTCTACGTCCTCGTCCTCTACCAGCGGACGATGACCGGCCCGGTGAAGGCCGAGGTCGAGGGGATGCCCGACCTGAGGGTGCGGGAGCTCGTGGTGGTCACCCCGCTGATCGTCCTGCTGCTCTTCCTCGGCGTCTACCCGAAGCCGCTCACCGACATCGTCAACCCGGCGGTCGAGCACACCATGTCCGACGTCCAGAAGAAGGACCCCCAGCCCGAGGTGGAGGCCGCCAAGTGA
- a CDS encoding DUF5959 family protein, with the protein MTTGPSAVNGMITTEDGQLELLHLADEENSVVVRVVGPTTPGLPWDSCLDVDIVVASEFANGHLKEVCLLPEDLENWGEALDLLAEGRPVEWMDDGRNPEVRITPKGPYHSRNRVLDAVEVTVTDPVVSLTSVRVLVRLPEDWVDAQRLRLDQVRRVCRVWQRGPLLGRQGSASHAKIITECDRQAHRPETPGSRPRP; encoded by the coding sequence ATGACGACTGGGCCTAGCGCTGTGAACGGAATGATCACCACCGAGGACGGACAACTGGAGCTCCTTCACCTTGCCGACGAGGAGAACAGCGTCGTCGTCCGTGTGGTGGGACCGACGACCCCAGGTCTGCCGTGGGACAGCTGTCTCGACGTCGACATCGTGGTGGCCAGCGAGTTCGCGAACGGTCACCTCAAGGAGGTGTGCCTGCTGCCAGAGGACCTGGAGAACTGGGGAGAGGCGCTCGACCTGCTCGCCGAGGGCCGGCCGGTCGAGTGGATGGACGACGGACGCAACCCGGAGGTCCGGATCACACCGAAGGGCCCCTACCACTCCCGGAACAGAGTCCTCGACGCCGTCGAGGTCACGGTGACAGACCCCGTCGTGTCCCTCACCTCGGTCCGCGTCCTGGTACGGCTGCCGGAGGACTGGGTAGACGCCCAGCGTCTGAGACTCGACCAGGTCCGCCGGGTGTGCCGGGTGTGGCAGCGCGGCCCACTGCTCGGCCGTCAGGGCTCGGCGTCCCACGCGAAGATCATCACGGAATGTGATCGCCAAGCTCACCGGCCGGAAACACCGGGTTCCCGTCCGCGCCCGTGA
- the nuoN gene encoding NADH-quinone oxidoreductase subunit NuoN, whose amino-acid sequence MSATAVHSLWTTAADPITKIDAPKIEYGQLSPTLIVLGAAIIGVLIEAFVPRKSRYYTQVFVSVVALAASFAAVVALAAGGYGTTKAGIAAMGAVAVDGPALFLQGTILLAGILGVFTFAERRLDPEAHGNKVDSFAAQAASVPGSDSERAAVKAGFTTTEVFPLLLFAIAGMLIFPAANDLLTLFIALEVFSLPLYLLCAVARRKRLMSQEASVKYFLLGAFASAFTLFGIALLYGYAGSVKYATIAQVVDGTIGEINPALADTMGNDALLLIGVAMIVMGLLFKVGAVPFHMWTPDVYQGAPTPVTGFMAAATKVAAFGALLRLLYVVLPGLRWDWRPVMWAVAIVTMLGGAIVAITQTDIKRLLAYSSIAHAGFILAGVIAASPDGVSSVLFYLGAYSFVTIGAFAVVTLVRDAGGEATHLSKWAGLGRRSPLVAAVFAVFLLAFAGIPLTSGFAGKFAVFKAAAEGGAGAIVVVGVISSAIAAFFYIRVIVLMFFSEPRPEGPTVAVPSPLTMTAIAVGVAVTLVLGIAPQYFLDLAGQAGVFVR is encoded by the coding sequence GTGAGCGCAACCGCCGTCCACAGCCTGTGGACAACCGCGGCCGACCCGATCACGAAGATCGACGCGCCGAAGATCGAATACGGGCAGTTGTCGCCCACCCTGATCGTCCTCGGGGCGGCGATCATCGGGGTCTTGATCGAGGCCTTCGTGCCACGCAAGTCCCGTTACTACACCCAGGTGTTCGTCTCCGTCGTCGCCCTCGCGGCGTCCTTCGCCGCGGTCGTCGCGCTCGCGGCGGGCGGATACGGCACTACGAAGGCCGGCATCGCCGCCATGGGCGCCGTCGCCGTGGACGGACCGGCCCTGTTCCTGCAGGGCACGATCCTCCTGGCCGGCATCCTCGGCGTCTTCACCTTCGCCGAGCGGCGCCTCGACCCCGAGGCGCACGGCAACAAGGTCGACTCCTTCGCCGCGCAGGCCGCCTCCGTGCCCGGCAGCGACAGCGAGAGGGCGGCCGTGAAGGCCGGGTTCACCACCACCGAGGTGTTCCCGCTGCTGCTGTTCGCGATCGCCGGCATGCTGATCTTCCCGGCGGCCAACGACCTGCTGACCCTGTTCATCGCCCTGGAGGTCTTCTCCCTCCCGCTCTACCTGCTGTGCGCCGTGGCCCGCCGCAAGCGGCTCATGTCGCAGGAGGCCTCGGTCAAGTACTTCCTGCTCGGCGCCTTCGCCTCCGCCTTCACCCTCTTCGGCATCGCACTGCTGTACGGCTACGCGGGCTCGGTGAAGTACGCGACGATCGCCCAGGTCGTCGACGGCACGATCGGCGAGATCAACCCCGCCCTCGCCGACACCATGGGCAACGACGCCCTGCTGCTCATCGGCGTCGCCATGATCGTCATGGGCCTGCTGTTCAAGGTCGGCGCGGTGCCGTTCCACATGTGGACGCCCGACGTGTACCAGGGCGCGCCCACACCGGTCACGGGCTTCATGGCGGCGGCGACCAAGGTGGCCGCCTTCGGCGCGCTGCTCAGGCTCCTGTACGTCGTCCTGCCCGGCCTGCGCTGGGACTGGCGGCCGGTGATGTGGGCCGTCGCCATCGTCACCATGCTGGGCGGCGCGATCGTCGCCATCACCCAGACCGACATCAAGAGACTGCTCGCCTACTCGTCGATCGCCCACGCCGGCTTCATCCTCGCCGGTGTCATCGCGGCCTCGCCCGACGGCGTCTCGTCCGTGCTGTTCTATCTGGGCGCCTACTCGTTCGTGACGATCGGCGCGTTCGCCGTGGTGACGCTGGTGCGGGACGCGGGCGGCGAGGCGACCCATCTGTCCAAGTGGGCCGGCCTCGGACGCAGATCGCCCCTGGTGGCGGCCGTGTTCGCGGTTTTCCTGCTGGCCTTCGCGGGCATTCCGCTGACCTCCGGGTTCGCCGGGAAGTTCGCCGTGTTCAAGGCTGCTGCGGAGGGCGGCGCGGGCGCGATCGTCGTGGTCGGTGTGATCTCCTCGGCCATCGCCGCGTTCTTCTACATCCGCGTCATCGTGCTCATGTTCTTCAGCGAGCCGCGCCCCGAGGGGCCGACGGTCGCCGTGCCGTCGCCGCTGACCATGACCGCGATCGCGGTCGGTGTCGCCGTCACGCTGGTGCTGGGCATCGCGCCGCAGTACTTCCTGGACCTGGCGGGACAGGCGGGCGTGTTCGTGCGGTAG
- the recQ gene encoding DNA helicase RecQ: MIGTGGTSVMADEDRTTGADSEALAVLHRVFGYDAFRGEQAAVIEHVVAGGDAVVLMPTGGGKSLCYQIPSLVRPGTGIVVSPLIALMQDQVDALRALGVRAGFINSTQDFGERRVVEAEFLAGELDLLYLAPERLRLDATLDLLGRGKIAVFAIDEAHCVSQWGHDFRPDYLSLSLLGERWPDVPRIALTATATHATHREITERLAMPRARHFEASFDRPNIQYRIVPKADPKKQLLSFLRQEHAGDAGIVYCLSRNSVERTAEFLSKNGVEAVPYHAGLDAGTRAAHQSRFLREEGLVVVATIAFGMGIDKPDVRFVAHLDLPKSVEGYYQETGRAGRDGLPSTAWMAYGLNDVIQQRKMIQGSEGDEAFRRRAAGHLDAMLGLCETARCRRGQLLQYFGQEPQADGCGNCDTCLVPPETWDGTVAAQKVLSTVVRLQRERGQKFGAVQIVDILLGRRTAKVIQFDHDQLSVFGIGEDMAEGEWRGVVRQLLAQGILAVEGEYGTLVLTEESGAVLRRERDVPLRKEPKKPVTTRSASSGAGSSGSGRGDRKPKAAVELSDDLLPVFEALRAWRADQAREQGVPAYVIFHDATLREIAATAPASVAELGTISGIGEKKLATYGEGVLGVLASLGGDSGGASVTPPASGSAPVGEEESGPASTADAGGDFDWPDVEPEPEPEHDDWA, encoded by the coding sequence ATGATCGGGACGGGCGGGACGAGTGTGATGGCGGACGAGGACAGGACGACCGGAGCGGACAGCGAGGCGCTGGCCGTGCTCCACCGGGTCTTCGGGTACGACGCCTTCCGGGGCGAACAGGCAGCCGTCATCGAGCATGTGGTCGCGGGCGGCGACGCCGTCGTACTCATGCCGACCGGCGGCGGCAAGTCCCTCTGCTACCAGATTCCGTCCCTGGTCAGACCCGGTACGGGCATTGTGGTCTCCCCGCTGATCGCGCTGATGCAGGACCAGGTGGACGCGCTGCGGGCGCTGGGCGTACGCGCCGGGTTCATCAACTCCACGCAGGACTTCGGCGAGCGGCGCGTGGTCGAGGCGGAGTTCCTGGCCGGGGAGCTGGATCTTCTCTACCTCGCCCCCGAGCGGCTGCGCCTGGACGCCACGCTGGATCTGCTCGGACGCGGCAAGATCGCGGTGTTCGCGATCGACGAGGCGCACTGCGTCTCCCAGTGGGGACATGACTTCCGGCCCGACTACCTGTCCCTCTCGCTGCTGGGCGAGCGCTGGCCGGACGTGCCGCGCATCGCGCTCACCGCCACCGCCACCCACGCGACGCACCGGGAGATCACCGAGCGGCTGGCCATGCCCCGGGCCCGCCACTTCGAGGCCAGCTTCGACCGGCCCAACATCCAGTACCGGATCGTGCCCAAGGCCGACCCGAAGAAGCAGCTCCTGTCCTTCCTGCGCCAGGAACACGCGGGCGACGCGGGCATCGTCTACTGCCTGTCCAGGAACTCCGTCGAGCGGACGGCGGAGTTCCTGAGCAAGAACGGCGTCGAGGCGGTGCCGTACCACGCAGGGCTCGACGCCGGCACCCGCGCGGCCCACCAGTCGCGGTTCCTGCGCGAGGAAGGGCTCGTGGTCGTCGCCACGATCGCCTTCGGCATGGGCATCGACAAACCCGATGTTCGGTTCGTCGCACACCTGGACCTGCCGAAGTCGGTGGAGGGCTACTACCAGGAGACCGGCCGCGCAGGCCGCGACGGACTGCCGTCCACGGCGTGGATGGCGTACGGCCTCAACGACGTCATACAGCAGCGGAAGATGATCCAGGGCAGTGAGGGCGACGAGGCGTTCCGCCGCAGGGCCGCCGGCCACCTGGACGCGATGCTGGGGCTCTGCGAGACCGCCCGGTGCCGCCGGGGCCAGCTGCTCCAGTACTTCGGCCAGGAACCGCAGGCCGACGGCTGCGGCAACTGCGACACCTGCCTCGTACCGCCGGAGACCTGGGACGGCACGGTCGCCGCGCAGAAGGTGCTTTCTACGGTGGTGCGCCTGCAGCGGGAGCGGGGCCAGAAGTTCGGCGCCGTGCAGATCGTCGACATCCTGCTGGGCCGGCGGACCGCGAAGGTCATCCAGTTCGACCACGACCAGCTCTCCGTCTTCGGTATCGGCGAGGACATGGCCGAGGGCGAATGGCGGGGCGTCGTGCGGCAGTTGCTCGCGCAGGGCATCCTCGCGGTCGAGGGCGAGTACGGCACGCTCGTGCTCACGGAAGAGAGCGGGGCGGTGCTGCGGCGGGAGAGGGACGTGCCGCTGCGCAAGGAACCGAAGAAGCCGGTGACCACGCGGTCGGCGTCGTCCGGCGCGGGCTCCTCCGGCTCCGGCCGGGGCGACCGCAAGCCCAAGGCGGCGGTCGAGCTCTCCGACGACCTGCTCCCCGTCTTCGAGGCCCTGCGCGCCTGGCGCGCCGACCAGGCCCGCGAACAGGGCGTCCCCGCCTACGTCATCTTCCACGACGCCACCCTCCGCGAGATCGCGGCCACGGCCCCCGCGTCCGTCGCCGAACTCGGCACGATCAGCGGAATCGGCGAGAAGAAGCTGGCGACGTACGGGGAGGGGGTGCTGGGGGTGCTCGCTTCGCTGGGCGGGGATTCCGGTGGGGCGTCGGTGACCCCGCCGGCTTCGGGTTCGGCCCCCGTGGGCGAGGAAGAGTCCGGCCCGGCTTCGACGGCGGACGCGGGTGGGGACTTCGACTGGCCCGATGTGGAGCCGGAGCCGGAGCCCGAGCATGACGACTGGGCCTAG